In the Stakelama saccharophila genome, CTGCGCGGGCGTATCGAGGCCGAACTCGACCAGCGCATCACGCAGCGCCTGCGGTTGCAGCCGCGCGCCGAGATCAACCTGTCGGCGCAGGATATTCGCGAACGCGGCGTCGGTGCCGGGATCGACACCGCCGAGATCGGCGTGCGGCTGCGCTACGAAATCGCCCGCGAGTTCGCGCCCTATATCGGCGTCGAGCAGGAATGGCGGGTCGGCAACAGCGCCGATTTCGCCCGGGCACGCGGCGACGATCCCAGCGTCACGAATTTCGTGGCGGGCATCAGGCTGTGGTTCTGATCCAACACCAACAAGTTGCTTGCCGAAGGAAGATACTGCGATGACCGGAATAAAATGGGCGGGTTTTGCGCTATTGAGCATGACGTTTGCGGCTTCGCAATCCGCACTTGCGCATACGAAATTGGTGAAGTCCACACCGGCAGAGGGAACCACCACTACCGGCGTATCGGTCGTCACCTTGACCTTCGATGCCGCGATCACGCCTGACAGCGGCAGCGCGGAAATCGTGATGACCGGTATGCCGGGAATGAACAACCATTCGCCAATGGCGATCAAGGCGTTCGTCGCCGCCACCGACCCGACCACGAGAACGGTGACCTTGAAGCTTCGCAATCGGCTAAAGCCTGGAACCTATGCGCTGCGCTGGGCGGTGGAAGCGGCGGACGGGCACCCTATGCGTGGCGAACTCGACTTCGAGGTCACGAGATAGGCTCGGATTCTTCGCAAATCCTGAGTGCCGGCAAACCGATGTTCGCGGGAACATGTCGTGGACAGCGGTCAAGCGTACATTAAGCATCACGCACTCGGTGCGCAGGTTATTCTCTTCCAATTTCCTAACCTCATTCCGGATCTCGGCGAGGGGATCGGGGGTGCACACACGTATCATAGACAAAGAGGAATGCGGGGGTCCGTTTCTCATGTCTATTATGTCGGGTCCGACCCGAGAAACAGCGACCGGTCGCCACCGTGACAGCGTAGATCGGGGTATCGGCCTGAGCGATGCCGGCGCCGTCGTGCACGAAGCTGCGGGCGTCAAACCGTACATCCACTCGCACACCGCATTGCGCGGCATGGCTGCATTGTTCGTATTCTTCTACCATTTCGAGCTCATACGCGCATTCCGGATACCGCTTGGATCCGCAGCACCGGTCATCGCACGCGGCTATGCCTGGGTGGACCTGTTCTTCATTCTGAGCGGATTCGTCATTGCGCTTACCTATCAAGGCTTTCTCGCGTCACCGTCAAAGACATCGGTCACCGCCTTTGCCGTCGCCCGAATCGCACGGATACTTCCATTTCACATTTTGGCGCTCACCTATCTGGCGGTGCTCATGATCGGCACCTCGTTTCTAGGACCGTTGCTGGGGGGCGGACGCTTCTGGAAGCCGCTGACGACGTTCGATTTTCGCCATTTTCTTGAACAGCTTTCTCTTCTCCAGATCTGGGACGCGAAGGCAGCGCTCAGCTGGAACATTCCATCCTGGTCGATCAGCGCGGAAATGCATGTGTATCTGATCTTCCCGCTTCTGGCCTTCGCGCTCGCGCGTGCCCCGGTGCGCAGCATCGTAGTTTTGTGTGTCACATCGGTGTCGATCTACCTTGCGATCCTTCACGCAAAGCCCTCGCTCGATATCCTGACACCCTTTGCGCTTCTTCGCTGCTTTGCCGGCTTCGCGCTTGGCGTCGTTCTCTACCGGGCGCATGAGCGACGACCGCTGCGCGCTAGACCGTGGATGGGATTAACCCAGTGCGGCGCGCTGATCCTGATCGCAGCCATTTTCTTGTCCGGTTTTCATGATGTTTTTCTCATCCCAGCTTTCGCGACACTGATCTACGCCAGCGCCTCGGACGCCGGGCCGATTGGAGCAATAGCGAGGACGCGTGCGGCACAGCGCTTGGGCACCATGTCCTATGCTCTCTATCTGCTCAATTTCCCCGTGCTGATGACCGCCGAGCTTCTATGGCCTCAGCTATCGGGCCTGACCGGTAGCCATCCCGCGAACACCGCGAAGCTTGTATGGGCGGTCGTCCTGACGGCGATTATCCTTGCGCTTGCAGCATTGAGCCACGATTATGTCGAGCAACCAATGCGCCGGATGATCGTGCGAAAATTCACGCCGAGCTAGACGGGCTTGAGATCACGATTTGCGTCGACCCCCGAGCTTTGCTGTCGACCACCACCCCAGCGCGACAAAGCCGCCAAGGAAAATATCGCTCCACGGGGAGGGCAATAGGAAGAAACTCAGGCCTGCCGCGATCACGCATACCAATTCGGCGGCGATCCCAACCCACCAGCGCACCACTGCCTGCTTTGGTCGCACGGCACCGGTTCCCCATCGCGTCCCGCTCAGTGCTGACGATCGTGACCATCCCCGCCATGCGCTTCGCCCGCCGGTTTGGTGTTCGCGCCTTCGTCTTCCTTCATCATTTCATCATGATCGGCCGGCGCATTGGCCACGATCGCTTTATACTGTGCAGGGGTCATGCTCGGCAGACGATCGACAAACGCGACCATGTCCCAGATCAGCTCGTCGCTATGCGTCTTGCCCCAGGCCGGCATCGCCGTCAGCTTGACGCCGTGCTTGATCATCCAGAATTTCTGTGCATTCGAGTGATGCGCATGTTCTGCCAGCTCGGGCGCCTCAGGATATAAGCCCTGGCTCAGTTCGGTCGGCGCCATGCCCGGCCCCAAGTGACAGCCGGTGCACATTTCGTCATAGAGCCCCGCGCCACGCGACACGCGTTCGGCGCTGGCGAGGTTGGCGGGCGGTTTGATTCCGCGCGCATGGACCGCGATCGACCGGTCACGGACCGTGTCGAGCAGCGAATAGACGGCGCGGGTATGCGGGGCGTCGGCGCCGATATTGTACACGCCGGTATAGATCAGCACGGCCGCGAAGACCGCAATGACGATCGCGGCTACGACAATGAACGAGACGCTAGGTAGATGTTTGCGATGGTCGAAATTTCGGATTGCGGCCACGGATTCGGTCTCCCCTTCTTGTCGCGCCTCACGCAAGGCCTCAATTCCATTACGTCACCTTGCGGCCTTTCCCCTCACCCGAGAGAGTATTTCCGTGACGGCGGGTGGGCGTGGATCAAAATGCTGCCAGCACCAATCCGGCAAAAATTCCTATACCGGTCACCCCGACCGCGCCTATCGCCAACGCGGCACCGCTCCATCCGCCGAGTATCCGGGCATTGCCTCCCCGCTCGCCGAAATACATTCGGGCGAGAACACGCAGATAGTAGAAGAGCGATATCACGGTATTCGCGACCGCGATCGCGGCGAGCCAGGCATAGCCGGCCGCGATGGTCGTCTTGAACAGCAACAACTTGCCGACGAAACCAGCGAGCGGCGGAACACCGACCAGGGAGAGCAGCGCCAGCGCCAGCGCGGCCGCGGTAAAAGGTCGCCGTCCAGCAAAACCGGCATAATCCTCGATCGCGGTGCGTCCGCGCAGGTGGATCACCGCGCCGAACGCGGTCAGGTTCGCCGCCGCATACCCTGCCAGGAATAGCAGCAGCGCCGCCGTGGCATCGGGCACGAGCCCGACGATCGTCACCGCCATCAGCGCATAGCCAGATTGCGACACCGAAGACCAGCCGAGCAATCGCCGCACGTCCGATTGCCATAGCGCGGCGAGATTGCCGAGCGTCATCGTCGCTACCGCCAGCGCGGCGACCAACGGCCGGACGCCGGCGTCGATGCCGCCGAACAGCGTCACCAGCCGCGCGAGCGCGATGGCGCCGCCGATCTTGGGCGCGATCGTCAGGAACGCCGCGACCGGCGCCGGCGCACCCTCGGCGACATCGGGCATCCAGCTATGCACGGGCACCGCCCCGAGTTTGAACGCCACGCCGACGACTGTCAGCGCGAAACCGACCAGCAGCAGCGGCGATGGCGCCGTTGTGCCTAGCGCCGCCGCCATGGCGGCATAGCTCGAATCGCCGAGCAGGCCGAACAGCAACGCCACGCCCACCATCAGCACGGCATTGGCGAGCGCGCCGATCAGGAAATATTTCATTCCCGCCTCGACCGACAGCGCCCAGTCGCGGTGATAGGCGGCGAGCGTATAGCCGGTCACCGAGGACAGCAGGATTCCCATGACGAGCTGCAACAGGTCGGTCGCACCGGCGAGGATCATCGCGCCCAGCGCCGACAGCAGGAGCAGCGCATAATATTCGCCCTCGCGTTGATCGGCGCGGAACCAGCCGATGCTCATCATGGTGACCGCGAGCGTAACGGCGAGGATCAGAAGTCGCGCCCAGATCGACGCCGGATCAATCACCCACAGGCCCGAAAACGTCTCGCGTACCGGCGTGCGGAGTTGGATGGCGACCAACGCCAGCGCCACCAACCCGCCCGCCAGCGCGACAAAGGCGCACAGCCGCTGCTGCGCGCGCGGCAGGAACGTAGCGAGCAGGACGATCGCGACGGCGCTCAGGACGAGCGCGATTTCGGGGGCGATGTCGCCTATCGGCACCTCAGCGCTCCGCGACGATCGGGACAGTGCCGAAACCGATCAGCGCGAGCAGTGGTCGCGGATAGACGCCGATCGCCAGCACGAGCCCGAGCAGAACGGAGAGGATCGCGGTTTCGATGCGGCCGAGATCGACAAATCCCTGACGCTCTTTTGGCAGGTCACCGAAAAAGAGCCGGCGAAGCATGTTCAGGAACAAGGCGGCCGTAATGAGCACGCCCAGCAGGCCGATCGCCGCGATCCACGGCCAAGTGGCGAAGGTTCCGGCAAAAATCTGGAACTCGGCGACGAAGCCGGCAAGCGCGGGCAGGCCCAGACTGGCGAAAGCGGCGACGATGGTCAGCGCCGTCAGGCGCGGCGCCACGTCGGCCAAGCCGCCATAATGGTCGAGATCATAGTCGCGCGTGCGCTGCCAGAACGCGCCCGCGATCAGGAACAAAGAGCCGGTGATGAGGCCGTGTGCGACCATCTCGACCACCGCGCCGTCGAGCGCGAGGCGGTGCGCGGCGGCATCGCCGCTCGCCAACGCACCGGCAACCGCGATCCCGAGCACGGTGTAGCCCATGTGATTGACCGAGGTGTAGGCGATCCGGCGCTTCAGATCGCTCTGCGCCAAGGCGACGAACGCCCCCCACAGGATGGAGACGAGCGCGAGGATCGCCAGCGGCAGCGCATAGGCGGCAACGGTCTCGCGCATCATCGACAGCGGAATGCGCACCAGGCCGTAGGTGCCCATTTTGAGGAGCACGCCGGCGAGGATCGCCGAGACCGGCCCCGGCGCGTTGACATGCGCGGGCGGAAGCCAAGTATGGACGGGAAAGAGCGGCGTCTTGATCGCGAAGCCGAGCACGAAACCGAACAGGATCAGCGAACTCCGCGGATCGACGCCGCCGAGCGGCTGGCGCACGATCAACGTGCGCATGTCGAAGGTCAGCGGCCCCCCGCCCGAGAGCGCTAGCCCGATGATCGCCAGCAGGATCGCGAGCGAGCCGAGCAGCGTATAGATGAAGAATTTGGTCGCGGCGGCCTGCGCGTCGCCATGGCCCCACCGCCCGATCAGGAAATACATGCCGACCAGGCTCAGGTCGAAGAACACGTAGAACAGGATCAGGTCAAGAACGAGGAATACGCCGAGCGAGACGCCGAGCAGGAAGAGCATCCAGGCGTAATAATGCCTTGGCTCGCGATCGAGACGGATCGGCCAGGCGATCGCCGCGACGAACAAGAGCGCGCTCATCAGGGCGATCGCGATGGCAACGCCGTCGACGCCCACCCGCCAGGCGATGCCGAGCGCCGGAATCCACGGCCATTCGGCGGTCGCGACGAACGCCGGCTGCGCACCGCCGCCGAAGAACCGCGCCGCGACAACCGCCAGCAATATGAGCGGCACGGCCGCTACTCCAATGGCGATGCCGCGCGATGCCCGCGCGCCAAGCGAGGGAATCATGAACAGCGCGAGCGCGGCGGCAAGCGGCAGCAGGATCGCGATCGTCAGCATGTCACCTCCACAAGAACAGCAACAGGAGCATCCCTGCTCCTCCACCCGCGATGAGCAGATAATAATGGTGCGAGAGTCCGGTCTGGAGCTTCATCGATTTCAGGCCGGTCATCGACACCGCGCGCGCGCTGCCGTGCGGCAGCAGGTCGGCAAGCCGCTCGCCGACATTGTCGCCGAGGCGCGCGATGACGCCCGCCAGACGAGACGTCCAGGCGACGCCCCAATCGATCAGACGGTCGTCGACGCCCGCGAGGCTTTCGGCGAAGCGAACGGCCGGGCGTACAACAAGCCGGTCGATCAGTAACGGCAGCCCGAACCATTCGGCGATCCATCCCGGAAACTCGATCCGTACCCCCCGGACGCCGACCACCAGTCCTGTCACCACGAATGCGAGCGACAACAGCAAGCCGGTGCCGCTCCGTTCGGGAAAATCCGCCGCCAGCAGCCGCGCCGTCGCCGCTTCGACGCCCGGCAGCCACAACAGCGACAATGCCAGCGTTGCCACCGCGAACAGCCCAAGCCCAACGCGCTCGGCGGCCCGCGGCGAGGTGAGCTGGTGTTTTTCCCCCAAACCAAAGCCGAGCGTAACAAAGCGTGCCGCATAGGCCGCGCTCAACCCGCCGGCGAGGATGACGGCAAGCGCAAGGGGCAATCCTTGCCGGGCCTCGGCGGCGCTGACGATCGCATCCTTCGTCCAGCCCCCGCCGAGCGGCGGCAATCCGGCCAGCGCCAGTCCGGCGACGAGCGCGACCGCCGCGGTCCAGGGCACGACGCGTCCGAGGCGCATCCGGCGCAAATCGTAGCTGCCGACCGCATGTTCGGCCACACCGGCGGACAGGAACAGCGGTGCCTTGAATGCGGCATGGGCGACGAGGTGGAGAACGGCGACACCCGGAAATCCCGCGCCGACCGCGACGAACATCAGCCCGAAATGCGCCGAGGTCGACGCCGCCAGGAGCTTCTTGGCGTGGAACTGCGCGAACCCGACGATCCCTCCGGCGAGCGCGGTGGCGAGGCCGATCGCGATCGTCGCCGGGCCGAACCAGTCGACCGCGTGAAGCGGTTCCCACAGCCGCGCGAGCAGGAACGCGCCTGCCGCCACCATCGTCGCGGCATGAAGCAGGGCCGACACCGAGGTCGGGCCGGCCATCGCCCGGAACAGCCAGGGCGCGAAGGGCACCTGCCCCGATTTCGCGGCTGCAGACAAGAGCAGGCCCGCCGCGACCACGCCAAGCGCCGGGCCATGCATGACCGCGAGCGAGGAGAAGGCAAAACGCCCGGTCGCGGCGAAACATGCCATCCCGGCCAGGAACAGGCCGAGATCGCCGAATCGCGTCACGACAAAGGCGTAGTTCGCCGACGCGGGCACGTCCGCGTCGCGCCAGCGATGCCCGATCAGCGCCCAGGAACAGGCGCCGACCAGTTCCCAGCCGAGGAGCAGCGTGACGAAATCCCCGGCGATCACGAGCAACTCCATCGCGCCGGCAAAAGCGACCATAAGCGCCAATAACCGCCGCAATCCGCGCTCCGCCTCATGCGCGGCGGCATAAAGCACGACTGCCAGCGCAACCCCCGGCACGAGGATTGCGACAATGGACGAAAGCGGCGTCAGCACCGCGATCAGGCGCAGCGGCCCGCCCCATTCGAGCGCCTCGCTCCAGCCTTGCGTCGCAGCGAGAACCGCGAGGGCGAGGGTCGCCGTGAGTACCAAGACACCCGCTGCGCCGAGCCCCATCCGCCGTTCGGAAGGCCAGGCGAAGATCGCGGCAGCGCCGATGATCGGCACGAGGGCGGGTAGCCACAACATCAGTGCTTCATCGTCTCCAGTCCCTCGGTCGTGTCGGCTTGGCGCTTCCGGTAGACGGCGGTGACGAGTGCGAAACCGACCGCCATCTCGATCGCCATCACCGCCATCACCACGATCGCGAGCAATTGCCCGCGCGGCGGGCCGCCAAGACCCAGCGACCAGAATCCGACCGCGATCAGCAGCACCCCGTTGAGGATCAGTTCGAGCCCCATCATCAGCATGACGAACGATTGCTGCGACAACGCGCCGTACAGCCCGATGCCGATCAGCGCGGCGGCCACGAGCAGGATCGCGGTCAAAGTCATCCGCCATGCTCCGCATGGTGCGAATGATCGCTATCTCGCTCCGGCGCCCGGCCGGCGGGCTTGCCGCCGGGTTCGAGGCCCGGCGGGCGTGATCCCTCATCGGCGGCACCAAACCGCCCCGACCGGCTCGACAGCACCACCGTCGCCACCATCGTCGCCAGGAGCGTGATCCCCGCGGTCTCGAAAATCAGCATCGACCCGCCGAGCAGTTCGGTTCCGAGGTCGCGAATCACCGGCTTGCCGGCGGCGACCG is a window encoding:
- the nuoK gene encoding NADH-quinone oxidoreductase subunit NuoK, which produces MTLTAILLVAAALIGIGLYGALSQQSFVMLMMGLELILNGVLLIAVGFWSLGLGGPPRGQLLAIVVMAVMAIEMAVGFALVTAVYRKRQADTTEGLETMKH
- a CDS encoding acyltransferase family protein, which encodes MSIMSGPTRETATGRHRDSVDRGIGLSDAGAVVHEAAGVKPYIHSHTALRGMAALFVFFYHFELIRAFRIPLGSAAPVIARGYAWVDLFFILSGFVIALTYQGFLASPSKTSVTAFAVARIARILPFHILALTYLAVLMIGTSFLGPLLGGGRFWKPLTTFDFRHFLEQLSLLQIWDAKAALSWNIPSWSISAEMHVYLIFPLLAFALARAPVRSIVVLCVTSVSIYLAILHAKPSLDILTPFALLRCFAGFALGVVLYRAHERRPLRARPWMGLTQCGALILIAAIFLSGFHDVFLIPAFATLIYASASDAGPIGAIARTRAAQRLGTMSYALYLLNFPVLMTAELLWPQLSGLTGSHPANTAKLVWAVVLTAIILALAALSHDYVEQPMRRMIVRKFTPS
- a CDS encoding complex I subunit 4 family protein, with product MLTIAILLPLAAALALFMIPSLGARASRGIAIGVAAVPLILLAVVAARFFGGGAQPAFVATAEWPWIPALGIAWRVGVDGVAIAIALMSALLFVAAIAWPIRLDREPRHYYAWMLFLLGVSLGVFLVLDLILFYVFFDLSLVGMYFLIGRWGHGDAQAAATKFFIYTLLGSLAILLAIIGLALSGGGPLTFDMRTLIVRQPLGGVDPRSSLILFGFVLGFAIKTPLFPVHTWLPPAHVNAPGPVSAILAGVLLKMGTYGLVRIPLSMMRETVAAYALPLAILALVSILWGAFVALAQSDLKRRIAYTSVNHMGYTVLGIAVAGALASGDAAAHRLALDGAVVEMVAHGLITGSLFLIAGAFWQRTRDYDLDHYGGLADVAPRLTALTIVAAFASLGLPALAGFVAEFQIFAGTFATWPWIAAIGLLGVLITAALFLNMLRRLFFGDLPKERQGFVDLGRIETAILSVLLGLVLAIGVYPRPLLALIGFGTVPIVAER
- a CDS encoding copper resistance protein CopC, whose protein sequence is MTGIKWAGFALLSMTFAASQSALAHTKLVKSTPAEGTTTTGVSVVTLTFDAAITPDSGSAEIVMTGMPGMNNHSPMAIKAFVAATDPTTRTVTLKLRNRLKPGTYALRWAVEAADGHPMRGELDFEVTR
- a CDS encoding NADH-quinone oxidoreductase subunit 5 family protein gives rise to the protein MLWLPALVPIIGAAAIFAWPSERRMGLGAAGVLVLTATLALAVLAATQGWSEALEWGGPLRLIAVLTPLSSIVAILVPGVALAVVLYAAAHEAERGLRRLLALMVAFAGAMELLVIAGDFVTLLLGWELVGACSWALIGHRWRDADVPASANYAFVVTRFGDLGLFLAGMACFAATGRFAFSSLAVMHGPALGVVAAGLLLSAAAKSGQVPFAPWLFRAMAGPTSVSALLHAATMVAAGAFLLARLWEPLHAVDWFGPATIAIGLATALAGGIVGFAQFHAKKLLAASTSAHFGLMFVAVGAGFPGVAVLHLVAHAAFKAPLFLSAGVAEHAVGSYDLRRMRLGRVVPWTAAVALVAGLALAGLPPLGGGWTKDAIVSAAEARQGLPLALAVILAGGLSAAYAARFVTLGFGLGEKHQLTSPRAAERVGLGLFAVATLALSLLWLPGVEAATARLLAADFPERSGTGLLLSLAFVVTGLVVGVRGVRIEFPGWIAEWFGLPLLIDRLVVRPAVRFAESLAGVDDRLIDWGVAWTSRLAGVIARLGDNVGERLADLLPHGSARAVSMTGLKSMKLQTGLSHHYYLLIAGGGAGMLLLLFLWR
- a CDS encoding NADH-quinone oxidoreductase subunit N, whose amino-acid sequence is MPIGDIAPEIALVLSAVAIVLLATFLPRAQQRLCAFVALAGGLVALALVAIQLRTPVRETFSGLWVIDPASIWARLLILAVTLAVTMMSIGWFRADQREGEYYALLLLSALGAMILAGATDLLQLVMGILLSSVTGYTLAAYHRDWALSVEAGMKYFLIGALANAVLMVGVALLFGLLGDSSYAAMAAALGTTAPSPLLLVGFALTVVGVAFKLGAVPVHSWMPDVAEGAPAPVAAFLTIAPKIGGAIALARLVTLFGGIDAGVRPLVAALAVATMTLGNLAALWQSDVRRLLGWSSVSQSGYALMAVTIVGLVPDATAALLLFLAGYAAANLTAFGAVIHLRGRTAIEDYAGFAGRRPFTAAALALALLSLVGVPPLAGFVGKLLLFKTTIAAGYAWLAAIAVANTVISLFYYLRVLARMYFGERGGNARILGGWSGAALAIGAVGVTGIGIFAGLVLAAF
- a CDS encoding c-type cytochrome, which produces MAAIRNFDHRKHLPSVSFIVVAAIVIAVFAAVLIYTGVYNIGADAPHTRAVYSLLDTVRDRSIAVHARGIKPPANLASAERVSRGAGLYDEMCTGCHLGPGMAPTELSQGLYPEAPELAEHAHHSNAQKFWMIKHGVKLTAMPAWGKTHSDELIWDMVAFVDRLPSMTPAQYKAIVANAPADHDEMMKEDEGANTKPAGEAHGGDGHDRQH